Proteins co-encoded in one Metabacillus sp. KUDC1714 genomic window:
- a CDS encoding Gfo/Idh/MocA family protein, which yields MSKLKIGVIGAGSISDMHLQSYEKNERVELYAVCDMNIKRAEEKATKYGAAKYYDDYHSLLADETIDAVSICTWNNSHAEITIAALKAGKHVLVEKPLCTSVEEAKNIEETVKQTGKVLQVGFVRRYASNTKLLKEFIDADELGDIYYAKASCLRRLGNPGGWFSDKERSGGGPLIDIGVHVIDICWYLMGKPKVKSITGNTYSKLGNRSNVNNLSFYKAADYDPEKNTVEDLANALIRFENGASLMVDVSFTLHAKKDEITVKLFGEKGGVEVEPELSIITEKHNTILNATPQVDSLTFDFIQGFQNEIDHFVLTCLDETETLSPVEDGVEMMKILCGIYESSEKGIEIVFD from the coding sequence ATGAGCAAACTAAAAATAGGGGTAATAGGTGCTGGTTCGATCTCGGATATGCATTTACAATCTTATGAAAAGAATGAAAGAGTTGAGTTATATGCAGTTTGTGACATGAATATAAAGAGAGCAGAGGAGAAGGCTACTAAATATGGTGCTGCTAAATATTATGATGATTACCATTCATTATTAGCAGATGAAACAATTGATGCAGTGAGTATATGTACATGGAACAACTCTCACGCAGAAATTACCATTGCAGCATTAAAGGCAGGTAAACATGTTCTCGTGGAAAAGCCATTATGTACCTCTGTTGAAGAGGCAAAAAATATCGAAGAAACGGTAAAACAAACTGGAAAAGTTCTACAAGTTGGCTTTGTTAGAAGATATGCTTCAAATACAAAGCTATTAAAAGAGTTTATTGATGCAGATGAACTAGGTGATATTTATTATGCGAAAGCTTCATGTTTAAGAAGATTAGGTAATCCAGGAGGCTGGTTTTCAGATAAGGAAAGATCCGGTGGGGGGCCATTAATTGATATTGGTGTACATGTCATTGATATATGCTGGTATTTAATGGGCAAACCAAAAGTGAAGTCGATTACCGGTAATACATATTCTAAGCTAGGGAATCGATCTAATGTTAATAATCTATCATTCTATAAAGCGGCAGATTATGATCCAGAAAAAAACACCGTTGAGGATTTAGCGAATGCCTTGATTCGGTTTGAAAATGGTGCTTCATTAATGGTCGATGTTAGCTTCACTCTTCATGCTAAGAAGGATGAAATTACAGTCAAACTATTTGGAGAAAAAGGGGGAGTAGAGGTTGAACCTGAATTATCAATCATTACTGAAAAGCACAATACTATTTTGAACGCTACTCCACAAGTAGATTCATTAACATTTGACTTCATTCAAGGATTTCAAAATGAAATAGATCACTTTGTATTAACCTGTCTCGATGAAACGGAGACTTTGAGTCCAGTGGAAGACGGGGTAGAGATGATGAAGATCTTATGTGGAATTTATGAATCTAGTGAAAAAGGAATTGAGATTGTGTTTGACTAG
- a CDS encoding NAD(P)/FAD-dependent oxidoreductase has translation MMQELFDVTVIGGGPAGLYSTFYSGLREMKTKLIEYQPQLGGKIHVYPEKMIWDVGGQTPILGAKLIEQLVEQGLTFNPTVVLNEKIESISRNEAGIFVLQGSSGQKHYTKTVIVAVGGGILNPQKLAIEGAERFEVSNLNYTVKSLKRFKDKTVIISGGGNSAIDWANELETIAKKVYVTYRKDTFAGHEAQVTQLMNSSATCFFNTSITKLIACANHNDIERVELTNHETKEVSYLPIDEVIINHGYERDSTLLENSEVNVELSENYYISGNATSESSIDGIYAAGDILKHDGKLHLIAGAFQDAANAVNKAKQYIQPDATKNGMVSSHNEIFKKRNKEIVKQMMN, from the coding sequence ATGATGCAAGAATTATTTGATGTGACAGTAATTGGAGGCGGTCCGGCTGGGCTATATTCAACTTTTTATAGTGGACTTAGAGAAATGAAAACAAAGCTAATTGAATATCAACCTCAATTAGGTGGGAAAATTCATGTGTATCCGGAAAAAATGATTTGGGATGTTGGAGGGCAAACACCAATTTTAGGAGCTAAATTAATTGAACAGCTTGTTGAGCAAGGATTAACATTTAATCCAACAGTGGTGTTAAATGAAAAAATAGAATCAATCTCACGAAATGAAGCAGGTATTTTTGTCTTACAAGGCAGCTCCGGTCAAAAGCATTATACGAAAACAGTTATAGTTGCTGTTGGCGGCGGGATATTAAATCCTCAGAAGCTAGCAATAGAAGGTGCAGAAAGATTTGAAGTATCTAATTTAAATTACACTGTGAAGTCTTTAAAACGTTTCAAAGATAAAACAGTCATCATTTCTGGTGGAGGGAATTCTGCAATTGATTGGGCTAATGAATTAGAGACTATTGCAAAAAAAGTTTATGTTACATATCGGAAAGATACCTTTGCAGGCCATGAAGCTCAAGTAACACAACTAATGAACAGTTCAGCTACTTGTTTTTTTAACACCTCGATAACAAAACTAATTGCTTGTGCAAACCATAATGACATTGAACGTGTTGAACTGACAAATCATGAAACAAAAGAGGTATCATATTTGCCAATTGATGAAGTAATAATAAATCATGGCTATGAACGTGATTCGACATTACTAGAAAATAGTGAAGTGAATGTTGAATTATCGGAAAATTATTATATTTCAGGTAATGCTACGAGCGAATCTTCTATTGATGGAATTTACGCTGCGGGTGATATTCTTAAGCACGATGGAAAATTACATTTAATCGCTGGTGCTTTTCAAGATGCAGCCAACGCTGTAAATAAAGCTAAGCAATATATCCAACCGGACGCTACTAAAAACGGGATGGTTTCTTCTCATAATGAAATCTTTAAAAAGCGCAATAAAGAGATCGTAAAACAGATGATGAACTAA
- a CDS encoding FecCD family ABC transporter permease, protein MQKKNQRSILFVYKLIIGLLLFIGMFFVACVFGAADITVRDVWLALTSNATGEKISIIREIRLPREIAAIFVGAALAVSGAIMQGMTRNPLADPGLLGLTAGANAALAIAIAFIPSANYFGIMVACFIGAAVGATMVFGIGAMKKGGFSPLRIVLAGSAVSAFLFAISEGIGIYFKLSKDVSMWTAGGMIGTSWSQLQLIVPFILIGILISLFLSRQLTILSLNEEVAIGLGQKITTIKIILFIVNIILAGAAVALVGNMAFIGLMVPHMVRAIVGTDYRFIIPMSVIFGATFMLLADTLGRTINSPYETPVAAIVSVMGLPFFLIIVRKGGKLFS, encoded by the coding sequence ATGCAAAAAAAAAATCAACGATCGATCCTTTTTGTATATAAACTGATTATTGGCCTACTTCTATTTATTGGTATGTTTTTTGTTGCCTGCGTTTTCGGAGCTGCAGATATTACTGTCAGGGATGTATGGTTAGCGCTTACTTCTAATGCTACTGGAGAAAAAATTTCGATTATCCGAGAAATTCGTTTACCACGTGAGATTGCTGCAATTTTTGTCGGGGCTGCCCTTGCTGTTTCCGGAGCTATTATGCAAGGAATGACGAGAAACCCACTTGCTGATCCGGGTTTACTTGGACTAACCGCTGGTGCAAATGCGGCATTGGCAATTGCTATAGCTTTTATCCCATCAGCGAATTACTTCGGTATTATGGTTGCTTGTTTTATTGGTGCTGCTGTAGGAGCCACTATGGTTTTCGGGATTGGTGCAATGAAAAAGGGCGGATTTTCACCACTCCGGATTGTATTAGCTGGCTCTGCTGTTTCTGCATTCCTTTTTGCAATCTCAGAAGGCATTGGTATTTACTTTAAACTCTCAAAAGATGTATCTATGTGGACTGCAGGAGGTATGATCGGAACCTCATGGAGTCAGCTTCAATTAATTGTTCCATTTATTTTGATTGGTATACTTATTTCTCTTTTCCTCTCAAGACAGCTTACAATACTTAGTTTAAATGAAGAAGTTGCGATTGGATTAGGCCAAAAGATAACAACAATAAAAATAATTCTATTTATTGTTAATATTATACTTGCTGGTGCTGCTGTAGCACTTGTAGGGAATATGGCATTTATCGGTTTAATGGTTCCTCATATGGTTAGGGCAATTGTTGGAACAGATTACCGGTTTATTATACCTATGTCAGTCATTTTTGGAGCTACTTTTATGCTTTTGGCCGATACACTTGGTCGTACAATCAATTCTCCTTATGAGACACCAGTAGCTGCCATTGTTTCGGTGATGGGTTTACCTTTCTTCCTGATTATTGTCCGTAAAGGAGGTAAACTATTCTCATGA
- a CDS encoding iron-hydroxamate ABC transporter substrate-binding protein gives MKKRLIPFILLLVLIISACGNKTIEEENNSSAPKEKEKETITYQSETGPVEVPADPKRVVLLSGFTGNVIDLGVNVVGVDVWSKTNPTFEEELKDVEEVSDESLEKIIELEPDLIIGLSNIKNIDKLSEIAPTVTYTWGKLDYLTQHEEIGKLLNKEKEAKEWVEDFKSRAQAAGEEIRAKIGEDATVSVIESFDKQLYVFGDNWARGTEILYQAMNLKMPEKVKEMALESGYYALSAEVLPEYAGDYVIFSKYSDADNSFQETETYKNIPAVKNNRVFEMSGNGASFSDPVTLEKQLEFFKKSFLAN, from the coding sequence ATGAAGAAACGATTGATTCCATTTATTCTGCTGTTAGTGTTAATTATTAGTGCTTGTGGGAACAAGACAATAGAAGAAGAAAATAATAGTTCAGCGCCGAAAGAGAAAGAGAAAGAAACAATTACATACCAATCTGAAACTGGTCCAGTTGAAGTACCAGCTGACCCTAAGCGGGTAGTTTTATTATCAGGTTTCACTGGTAATGTGATTGATTTAGGAGTAAATGTTGTTGGTGTTGATGTTTGGTCTAAGACGAACCCAACTTTTGAAGAAGAATTAAAAGATGTAGAAGAAGTATCAGATGAAAGCTTAGAAAAAATTATAGAATTAGAGCCAGATTTAATCATTGGATTATCAAATATTAAAAATATTGATAAATTAAGTGAAATTGCTCCTACTGTAACCTATACATGGGGCAAATTAGATTATTTAACACAGCACGAAGAAATCGGTAAGCTCTTGAACAAAGAAAAGGAAGCAAAAGAATGGGTTGAGGACTTCAAAAGCCGTGCCCAAGCAGCCGGTGAAGAGATTCGAGCAAAAATAGGCGAAGATGCAACCGTATCTGTTATCGAAAGTTTTGATAAGCAGCTTTACGTATTCGGTGATAACTGGGCACGTGGAACAGAAATATTGTATCAAGCAATGAACTTGAAAATGCCGGAAAAAGTAAAGGAAATGGCCTTGGAATCTGGTTACTATGCATTATCGGCAGAAGTACTTCCTGAGTATGCTGGAGACTATGTAATTTTTAGTAAATACTCGGACGCTGATAATTCATTCCAAGAAACCGAAACGTACAAGAATATTCCAGCCGTTAAAAACAATCGAGTATTTGAAATGAGCGGGAATGGAGCCTCCTTTAGTGATCCAGTCACACTGGAAAAGCAACTCGAATTTTTCAAGAAATCATTTCTAGCTAACTAA
- a CDS encoding FecCD family ABC transporter permease: MIQPALIKKQRIILCVLLVLIMLTIVIGTGIGYSSLTYDRLIPTLLGQGTFKEEFVLFSIRLPRIFITLLAGMALALSGAILQGITRNDLADPGIIGINSGAGVAIAIYFLFFPIDVGSFVYLLPLVAFVGAILTACLIYLFSYTRNEGLQPVKLVLIGVGFSLALSGMMIVLISSAERTKVDFIAKWLAGNIWGTDWPFIWAILPWLVILIPFTLYKANRLNLLGLSEPVSIGVGVSIEKERIILLFTAVALAASAVSVTGGIAFIGLIAPHIAKALVGPRNQLFIPVAILIGGLLLLFADTVGRNLVDPDGIPAGIMVALIGAPYFIYLLLRK; this comes from the coding sequence ATGATTCAACCAGCACTAATAAAAAAACAACGTATCATTCTATGTGTTCTCCTAGTACTTATTATGTTGACAATTGTCATCGGGACAGGAATTGGCTACTCCTCTTTAACATATGACAGACTAATTCCAACCCTTCTTGGTCAAGGTACTTTTAAAGAAGAATTTGTTTTATTCTCAATTCGATTACCTCGAATTTTTATTACGCTATTAGCTGGAATGGCATTAGCCTTATCTGGCGCTATTTTACAAGGAATAACACGAAATGATTTAGCTGACCCTGGAATTATTGGTATTAACTCAGGAGCAGGTGTTGCAATTGCCATTTACTTTTTGTTCTTCCCAATAGATGTGGGTTCATTTGTATACTTGCTACCACTTGTTGCCTTTGTCGGGGCAATACTTACGGCATGCTTGATCTATTTATTTTCATATACCCGAAATGAAGGTCTTCAACCAGTAAAATTAGTATTAATTGGGGTTGGGTTTTCACTGGCGCTCTCGGGAATGATGATTGTCCTAATATCATCTGCTGAGCGTACAAAAGTAGATTTTATCGCAAAATGGTTAGCAGGGAATATCTGGGGTACTGATTGGCCATTTATTTGGGCAATTCTACCATGGCTAGTTATTCTAATTCCATTTACCTTATACAAAGCAAATCGTTTAAACCTCCTGGGTCTAAGTGAGCCTGTATCAATTGGTGTTGGTGTTTCAATTGAAAAAGAACGCATTATATTACTTTTTACCGCTGTTGCTCTCGCAGCTTCTGCCGTCTCTGTTACTGGAGGAATAGCCTTTATCGGGCTTATTGCTCCACATATTGCAAAAGCTTTAGTCGGACCAAGGAATCAACTATTTATCCCGGTTGCGATTTTGATTGGCGGCTTACTATTATTATTTGCGGACACAGTTGGACGGAATTTAGTGGACCCGGATGGCATTCCTGCAGGTATTATGGTCGCATTAATTGGTGCACCGTATTTTATTTATTTGTTATTGAGAAAATAG
- a CDS encoding sugar phosphate isomerase/epimerase family protein — MKLGLSSYSLYSALKSGEIDIFEAIEWVAEQGGEHIEIVPMGFSLDDNPDLTDAIRQKAENVGIEISNYAIGADFITSDEEQFEQEVERVFKQVDIANRLGVKLMRHDVAWRPIGETSIQQFEKDLPILTDACKRIADYAATYGITTSVENHGYFIQASDRVQALLHHVNKANFKTTLDTGNFLCVDENPIKAVKKNISDASMVHIKDFYYRPTKYNPGEGWFQTATGNYLRGSIVGHGDIDMYEVIKVIKQSNYDGYISIEFEGMENCKQASKISLDNVRRIWEQV; from the coding sequence ATGAAACTAGGACTAAGTTCATACAGTTTGTATTCAGCTCTAAAGTCTGGTGAAATAGATATTTTTGAAGCAATTGAATGGGTAGCAGAACAAGGTGGGGAACATATCGAAATTGTCCCAATGGGTTTCTCATTAGACGATAATCCAGATTTAACAGATGCTATTCGTCAAAAGGCAGAAAATGTTGGAATAGAGATTTCTAATTATGCAATAGGTGCAGACTTCATCACGTCTGATGAAGAGCAATTTGAACAAGAAGTAGAAAGAGTTTTTAAACAAGTAGATATCGCCAATCGTTTAGGGGTAAAGCTTATGCGTCATGATGTGGCTTGGAGACCAATCGGAGAAACTTCTATTCAACAATTTGAAAAAGATTTACCTATACTTACAGATGCCTGTAAAAGAATAGCAGATTATGCAGCAACATATGGAATAACAACAAGTGTTGAAAACCATGGGTATTTTATTCAAGCAAGTGACCGTGTTCAAGCCCTGCTTCATCATGTAAATAAGGCGAATTTTAAAACAACATTAGATACCGGTAATTTTCTATGTGTTGATGAAAATCCGATTAAGGCAGTTAAGAAAAATATTTCTGATGCTTCAATGGTTCATATAAAAGATTTCTATTACCGACCTACTAAGTATAATCCAGGGGAAGGTTGGTTTCAAACAGCTACAGGAAATTACTTAAGAGGCTCAATTGTTGGCCATGGGGATATTGATATGTATGAAGTAATTAAAGTGATTAAGCAATCAAATTATGATGGCTATATCTCAATTGAATTTGAAGGTATGGAAAATTGTAAGCAGGCTTCAAAAATCAGCTTAGACAATGTTCGTCGTATTTGGGAACAAGTTTAA
- a CDS encoding ABC transporter ATP-binding protein, whose translation MVRLYTDKVTIGYGERLIVKDLSVQIPDKQITTIIGPNGCGKSTLLKAITRIISQQSGAVVLDGMNISKENTKVLAKKMAILPQTPESASGLTVGELVSYGRFPYQKGFGRLTKKDYEVIDWALDVTGSTDFKFRPVDSLSGGQRQRVWIAMALAQETDIIFLDEPTTYLDMAHQLEVLELLQKLNAEQERTIVMVLHDLNQAARFADYIIALKDGHIVKAGNCEEVITHDVLKEVFHIDAEIGRDPRTNKPMCITYNLLKGECQHEETIDSIYSAVSVNY comes from the coding sequence ATGGTTCGCCTATATACAGATAAAGTAACGATCGGCTATGGTGAACGCTTAATTGTCAAGGATCTCAGTGTTCAAATCCCAGATAAACAGATTACCACTATAATTGGACCTAATGGCTGTGGGAAATCCACCCTGTTAAAAGCAATTACTCGCATTATCTCACAGCAATCTGGTGCAGTCGTATTAGATGGAATGAATATATCTAAAGAAAATACGAAAGTTCTCGCTAAAAAAATGGCGATTCTTCCACAAACACCTGAGAGTGCAAGTGGTTTAACAGTTGGTGAGCTCGTTTCTTATGGTCGCTTCCCCTATCAAAAGGGCTTCGGACGCTTAACGAAAAAAGATTATGAAGTGATTGACTGGGCTCTAGACGTTACAGGTTCAACAGACTTTAAATTCCGACCAGTAGATTCATTGTCAGGAGGCCAACGACAACGAGTTTGGATAGCAATGGCGCTAGCACAAGAGACAGACATCATCTTTCTAGATGAACCTACAACGTATTTAGATATGGCACATCAACTAGAGGTTTTAGAACTATTGCAAAAGCTTAATGCTGAACAGGAACGGACGATTGTTATGGTTCTTCATGATTTAAACCAAGCTGCTCGTTTTGCTGACTACATCATTGCTTTAAAAGACGGACATATTGTAAAGGCTGGAAATTGCGAAGAAGTTATTACCCATGATGTACTAAAAGAAGTTTTTCATATTGATGCTGAAATTGGAAGAGATCCTCGAACAAACAAACCAATGTGCATCACTTACAATTTATTAAAAGGAGAATGTCAACATGAAGAAACGATTGATTCCATTTATTCTGCTGTTAGTGTTAATTATTAG
- the htpG gene encoding molecular chaperone HtpG has protein sequence MAKKQFKAESKRLLEMMINSIYSQREVFLRELISNASDAIDKIYYKALTDDALSFDQDSYYIKVSADKENRTLTITDTGIGMTKEDLENNLGIIAKSGSLAFKNENELKDGHDIIGQFGVGFYAAFMVADVVTVTSKALGSDEAYKWESQGADGYTIVPQEKASVGTEIMLKIKENTEDESYDEFLEEYRLKAIIKKYSDFIRYPIKMDVTGQRPKEDSENELEDYQEEQTINSMVPIWRKNKNELTAEDYEKFYTEKHYGFDKPIKHIHISVDGTIRYNAILYIPEKMPYDYYSKEYEKGLELYSNGVLIMNKCADLLPDYFSFVKGMVDSEDLSLNISREMLQHDRQLKLIAKNINKKIKNELQSLLKNEREKYEEFYKSFGRQLKYGVYSDFGSNKDVLQDLLMFSSSKEKKLVTLDEYVSRMPEDQKYIYYASGESIERIEKLPQTEIVTEKGYEMLYFTEDIDEFAIKMIMTYKEKEFKSVSSGDLGIDVDENQNDTKAEQSENKELFDYMKNILSDKVKDVRVSKRLKTHPVCLSTDGEVTIEMEKILSAMPDNQNVKADKILEINVNHEVFQSLQDAYEKDKDKLNLYTNLLYNQALLIEGLPIIDPVEFTNDICKVMV, from the coding sequence ATGGCTAAAAAACAATTCAAAGCCGAATCCAAAAGATTATTAGAAATGATGATTAACTCAATTTATTCTCAGCGTGAGGTTTTTTTAAGAGAGTTAATTTCGAATGCAAGTGATGCAATTGACAAAATCTATTACAAAGCATTGACTGATGACGCTTTAAGTTTTGACCAAGATAGTTATTACATAAAAGTGTCTGCTGACAAAGAAAATAGAACCTTGACAATCACAGATACTGGGATTGGAATGACGAAAGAAGATCTTGAAAATAACCTTGGAATTATTGCAAAAAGTGGTTCTTTAGCATTCAAAAATGAAAATGAATTAAAAGATGGTCATGATATTATTGGTCAATTCGGGGTAGGATTTTATGCAGCTTTTATGGTAGCTGACGTTGTAACTGTTACTAGTAAGGCATTAGGCAGTGATGAAGCTTATAAGTGGGAATCTCAAGGTGCAGATGGATACACGATTGTGCCACAAGAAAAAGCTTCCGTTGGTACAGAGATCATGCTGAAAATCAAAGAAAATACAGAAGATGAAAGCTATGATGAATTCTTAGAAGAGTATCGCTTAAAAGCAATCATCAAAAAATACTCTGACTTCATTCGCTACCCAATTAAAATGGATGTTACTGGACAAAGACCAAAGGAAGATAGCGAAAATGAGTTAGAAGATTATCAAGAAGAACAGACAATAAATAGCATGGTTCCAATTTGGAGAAAAAATAAAAATGAGCTTACAGCAGAAGATTACGAGAAGTTTTATACAGAAAAACATTATGGCTTCGACAAGCCGATTAAACATATTCACATCAGTGTCGATGGTACTATAAGATATAATGCAATTTTATATATTCCAGAGAAAATGCCATATGACTATTATTCAAAAGAATATGAAAAGGGATTAGAGCTATATTCCAATGGTGTATTGATCATGAACAAATGCGCAGACCTGCTTCCTGACTACTTCAGTTTTGTTAAGGGAATGGTTGATTCTGAAGATTTATCTCTTAATATTTCCAGAGAAATGCTTCAACATGATCGCCAATTAAAATTAATCGCCAAAAACATTAACAAAAAAATCAAAAATGAATTGCAAAGCCTATTAAAGAATGAACGAGAAAAATATGAAGAATTTTATAAATCCTTTGGCAGACAGCTAAAATATGGCGTTTATAGTGACTTCGGAAGCAATAAAGATGTTTTACAGGACTTATTAATGTTCTCCTCATCTAAAGAAAAGAAGCTTGTTACTTTAGATGAATATGTATCAAGAATGCCTGAAGATCAAAAATATATTTACTATGCTTCTGGAGAATCGATTGAAAGAATCGAAAAGCTTCCACAAACAGAGATCGTAACTGAAAAAGGCTATGAAATGTTATACTTCACTGAGGACATCGACGAGTTTGCGATTAAAATGATCATGACTTATAAAGAGAAAGAATTCAAATCTGTATCAAGTGGTGATCTAGGGATTGACGTGGATGAAAATCAAAATGATACAAAAGCTGAACAAAGCGAAAACAAAGAACTCTTTGACTACATGAAAAACATCCTATCTGACAAAGTGAAGGATGTTAGAGTATCAAAACGATTAAAAACGCACCCTGTATGTTTATCAACAGATGGTGAAGTAACCATTGAAATGGAAAAAATTCTAAGTGCAATGCCTGATAATCAAAATGTAAAGGCAGATAAAATACTTGAAATCAATGTAAATCATGAGGTATTCCAATCATTACAAGATGCCTATGAAAAAGATAAAGACAAGCTAAACTTATATACAAACCTATTGTACAACCAAGCACTTCTAATCGAAGGTTTACCAATCATTGATCCAGTTGAGTTTACTAATGATATATGTAAAGTAATGGTATAA
- a CDS encoding 2-hydroxycarboxylate transporter family protein: protein MEPAKKLQTLYYMDDNDEKQSFLSKLKELKVGVIPLPLYVALALIIYGASVYNQLPPDMIGGFAVIMVMGILLGDIGLKIPILKDIGGPAILALLIPSIMVFYNLINPASMEAVTTLMKTSNFLYLYISCLVAGSILGMSRKVLVQGFTRMFIPLVLGTLAAVVAGVLVGLLFGYDMKHTFFYIVVPIIGGGIGEGILPLSLAYSQILGESAESFVSQMIPAAVIGNTVAIICAGLMKRLGEKRPELTGNGVLVKSKGGDGISQEININKPVDFSLMGAGLLIACSFFIFGSLAHKFLGIPGPVLMIVAATLVKCLKVMPAKMEQGAYHLYKFVSTSLTWPLMVGLGILYIPLEDVVKIVTPAYVVICSVVVIAMVGTGYIVGKMMNMFPVDSAIVTGCHSGLGGTGDVAILSASNRMSLMPFAQVATRLGGASTVILATLLLKLLS from the coding sequence ATGGAACCAGCAAAGAAACTGCAAACGCTTTATTATATGGACGATAATGATGAAAAACAAAGCTTTTTATCTAAACTTAAAGAATTGAAGGTAGGAGTTATTCCTTTACCTCTATATGTAGCATTGGCACTTATTATTTATGGTGCATCTGTATATAATCAGCTTCCACCTGATATGATTGGCGGTTTTGCTGTCATCATGGTTATGGGAATTTTACTTGGGGATATCGGGTTAAAAATTCCTATATTGAAGGATATTGGCGGTCCTGCGATACTAGCACTCTTAATTCCGTCTATTATGGTATTTTATAATTTGATTAATCCAGCTTCAATGGAAGCGGTCACAACCTTGATGAAAACATCTAATTTTCTTTATCTATATATATCTTGTTTAGTTGCAGGAAGTATACTCGGAATGAGCCGAAAAGTATTAGTACAAGGGTTTACGCGTATGTTTATTCCACTCGTATTAGGAACGCTAGCTGCAGTAGTAGCAGGAGTTTTAGTTGGATTATTATTTGGGTATGACATGAAACATACATTTTTCTATATTGTTGTACCGATTATTGGCGGTGGTATCGGAGAGGGAATCTTACCGCTTTCACTAGCATACTCACAAATTTTAGGTGAATCTGCTGAAAGTTTTGTATCCCAAATGATCCCTGCTGCTGTCATTGGAAATACTGTTGCAATTATTTGTGCAGGATTAATGAAACGTTTAGGGGAGAAAAGACCTGAACTAACTGGAAATGGTGTTCTAGTGAAATCAAAAGGTGGCGATGGAATTTCACAGGAAATCAATATTAATAAACCGGTCGATTTCTCGCTAATGGGTGCCGGATTATTAATTGCCTGTAGTTTCTTCATTTTTGGTAGTCTCGCACATAAATTCTTAGGTATACCTGGTCCAGTACTTATGATTGTTGCTGCCACATTAGTCAAATGTCTGAAAGTAATGCCTGCAAAAATGGAGCAAGGAGCCTATCATTTATATAAATTTGTTTCAACAAGCTTAACATGGCCACTTATGGTTGGTTTAGGGATCCTCTATATCCCGTTAGAAGATGTGGTGAAAATTGTAACGCCGGCCTATGTTGTCATTTGTTCTGTCGTTGTTATTGCCATGGTGGGGACGGGCTATATAGTTGGGAAAATGATGAATATGTTTCCTGTCGATTCGGCAATTGTAACAGGCTGTCACAGCGGACTAGGCGGAACAGGTGATGTAGCCATTTTATCAGCTTCCAACCGTATGTCATTAATGCCGTTTGCACAAGTCGCAACAAGACTTGGCGGTGCTTCAACAGTTATATTAGCAACACTGTTATTGAAATTATTAAGTTAA